A DNA window from Aquarana catesbeiana isolate 2022-GZ linkage group LG01, ASM4218655v1, whole genome shotgun sequence contains the following coding sequences:
- the LOC141124637 gene encoding interferon lambda-2-like, with amino-acid sequence MDIRLLVLSTLLVAVSGRLHRRLCPKSRYLSVTSSDITTLKELQHDHEKNMSTNAMRCYRRMLRHKPSVCDLTQRNRLILTLERVSLTVEVLTNMSVSAQNETVKQALMVFLKLKDDLMVCRGSPENNESTSPELKLWLHHLQHFKETASPDCVQEAVILSLIPLRVEDVTCWALNH; translated from the coding sequence ATGGATATCAGGCTGCTGGTGTTGAGCACTTTACTGGTTGCAGTAAGTGGGCGCTTGCACAGGAGACTCTGCCCTAAATCCCGCTATTTATCAGTGACGTCCTCTGACATAACAACACTAAAGGAGCTGCAACATGATCATGAAAAGAACATGTCTACCAACGCAATGAGATGCTACAGAAGAATGCTGAGACACAAACCATCTGTATGTGACCTTACGCAGAGGAATCGTCTCATCCTGACTTTGGAGCGGGTGTCACTAACAGTTGAGGTTCTGACGAACATGTCTGTGTCTGCTCAGAATGAAACTGTAAAACAGGCACTTATGGTTTTCCTCAAACTGAAAGATGATCTGATGGTCTGTAGAGGATCTCCTGAAAACAATGAGTCTACGTCACCTGAGCTGAAGCTGTGGCTGCATCACCTCCAACATTTTAAGGAAACAGCATCTCCAGATTGTGTCCAGGAAGCTGTAATACTGAGCCTTATTCCTCTGAGGGTGGAAGATGTGACATGTTGGGCTCTCAACCACTAA